Proteins from a single region of Strix aluco isolate bStrAlu1 chromosome 5, bStrAlu1.hap1, whole genome shotgun sequence:
- the LOC141924306 gene encoding uncharacterized protein LOC141924306 isoform X2, with amino-acid sequence MTQLWDNTLGLGKRNMMSHMGHKQEVRPQAPQADRPRWVQPVPSGSWVRTEDQDFTNEICPLKAERHPASQKPKESWPKHRKTDPPWASTPPRATASSSLARSNLLGGDGHLASSWVRERHRHPSSGSVEGRHGLERQEYTVLADLPKPRRLGQQNAVDRRGSRTLSPGRVEVEKIFGCERRKSETLEAFQALEEGRVDRLDGKTPVPPSKGHLVRRQSSPSLPREGQRLSWHLEQRSRDPKESLRSPSPARHTEKASRNRGDPLRPASPSWLLERGSRSPRSASPAHRSEKRAGEPASPPWLSEKSWRSQGEPGHPPNLERGRATWQAGGTGQALERKSRGDSLHPAGLGKGLDNSGLRRAGLPSRSLSPGRHTESTWKSQKDISPPRPVWGAEKKQAKLGELLHLRGSGKPSECSWKSLREKLPPSHPGKGTGSDWKGRGKPLRPVSPTQPREQDWRGRRDAHQAQAWEKDWKRQEKPMCHADLIRHQERDCKSPTIYPRPDESWKRPQSPAQQLEDEWKGPKHTQDTSNPEKSLESDCGNKKLLIYHPQLGGGTFPLQSSAGSSGSPQPRSNASEKRNKVGAR; translated from the exons ATGACCCAGTTGTGGGACAACACTTTGGGACTGGGCAAACGGAACATGATGAGCCACATGGGCCACAAGCAGGAGGTGCGGCCACAAGCCCCGCAGGCAGACAGACCCAGGTGGGTTCAGCCCGTTCCCTCTGGATCCTGGGTGAGAACTGAGGACCAGGACTTTACGAATGAAATCTGCCCACTGAAAGCAG AGCGCCATCCTGCTAGCCAGAAGCCCAAGGAGAGCTGGCCAAAGCACCGGAAAACCGACCCTCCCTGGGCGTCCACCCCACCGCGTGCCACTGCCAGCTCCTCACTGGCCCGCAGCAACCTCTTGGGTGGCGATGGGCACCTTGCCAGCTCCTGGGTTCGGGAGCGCCACAGGCACCCCAGCAGCGGAAGCGTGGAGGGGCGGCATGGGCTGGAGAGGCAGGAGTACACCGTGCTGGCAGACCTGCCCAAGCCCAGGCGCCTTGGCCAGCAGAATGCTGTTGACCGCCGTGGCTCCCGTACGCTCAGCCCCGGCCGGGTGGAGGTGGAGAAAATATTTGGATGCGAACGCAG GAAATCGGAGACTCTGGAGGCCTTCCAGGCGCTGGAGGAGGGCCGCGTGGACCGGCTCGATGGCAAGACCCCAGTGCCACCCAGCAAAGGCCACCTAGTTCGGAGGCAGTCCAgccccagcctgcccagggag GGTCAGCGGCTCTCCTGGCACCTCGAGCAGCGCAGCAGAGACCCCAAGGAGTCTCTGCGTTCCCCCAGCCCGGCTCGGCACACCGAGAAGGCCAGCAGGAACCGGGGGGACCCCCTgcgccctgccagccccagctggcTGCTGGAGAGAGGGAGCCGGAGCCCACGCTCTGCAAGTCCAGCCCACCGGTCAGAGAAGAGGGCAGGGGAGCCTGCAAGCCCTCCCTGGCTCTCAGAGAAAAGCTGGAGGAGCCAAGGGGAGCCAGGCCACCCTCCGAACTTGGAGAGGGGCCGAGCCACCTGGCAGGCTGGGGGTACAGGGCAAGCCCTGGAGAGGAAGAGCCGAGGGGACTCCCTGCACCCTGCAGGCCTTGGGAAGGGTTTGGATAACAGTGGACTGAGGCGGGCAGGACTACCATCACGGTCTCTGAGTCCCGGGAGACATACGGAGAGCACGTGGAAAAGCCAAAAGGATATCTCCCCTCCCAGGCCAGTGTGGggagcagagaagaaacaagcaaagctgggggagctgctgcaCCTCAGGGGGTCTGGGAAGCCATCTGAATGCAGCTGGAAGAGCCTCCGGGAAAAGCTGCCACCCTCCCACCCTGGGAAGGGCACTGGCAGTGACTGGAAAGGCCGAGGCAAGCCCCTGCGCCCTGTGAGCCCAACACAACCACGGGAACAGGACTGGAGGGGTCGGAGGGATGCCCACCAAGCACAGGCGTGGGAAAAGGACTGGAAGCGCCAAGAGAAGCCCATGTGCCATGCGGACTTGATACGCCATCAGGAAAGGGACTGTAAAAGCCCCACTATATATCCACGGCCAGATGAGAGTTGGAAAAGGCCTCAGagtccagcacagcagctggaggaCGAGTGGAAGGGTCCCAAGCACACCCAAGACACAAGCAACCCAGAAAAGTCATTGGAAAGTGACTGTGGGAACAAGAAGCTTCTCATTTACCAT ccccagctgggtGGAGGTACCTTCCCACTCCAAAGCAGCGCCGGCTCCTCGGGAAGCCCGCAGCCACGTTCCAATGCCAGTGAGAAGCGCAACAAGGTAGGGGCCAGATAG
- the LOC141924306 gene encoding uncharacterized protein LOC141924306 isoform X1, with protein sequence MTQLWDNTLGLGKRNMMSHMGHKQEVRPQAPQADRPRWVQPVPSGSWVRTEDQDFTNEICPLKAERHPASQKPKESWPKHRKTDPPWASTPPRATASSSLARSNLLGGDGHLASSWVRERHRHPSSGSVEGRHGLERQEYTVLADLPKPRRLGQQNAVDRRGSRTLSPGRVEVEKIFGCERRKSETLEAFQALEEGRVDRLDGKTPVPPSKGHLVRRQSSPSLPREGQRLSWHLEQRSRDPKESLRSPSPARHTEKASRNRGDPLRPASPSWLLERGSRSPRSASPAHRSEKRAGEPASPPWLSEKSWRSQGEPGHPPNLERGRATWQAGGTGQALERKSRGDSLHPAGLGKGLDNSGLRRAGLPSRSLSPGRHTESTWKSQKDISPPRPVWGAEKKQAKLGELLHLRGSGKPSECSWKSLREKLPPSHPGKGTGSDWKGRGKPLRPVSPTQPREQDWRGRRDAHQAQAWEKDWKRQEKPMCHADLIRHQERDCKSPTIYPRPDESWKRPQSPAQQLEDEWKGPKHTQDTSNPEKSLESDCGNKKLLIYHVSRAGARGDGDTSRHKTGKHRVGGSPGLQFCTPWLPWILCFSVLHAWYWEEGGCFLPWLVPGGECSDLGN encoded by the exons ATGACCCAGTTGTGGGACAACACTTTGGGACTGGGCAAACGGAACATGATGAGCCACATGGGCCACAAGCAGGAGGTGCGGCCACAAGCCCCGCAGGCAGACAGACCCAGGTGGGTTCAGCCCGTTCCCTCTGGATCCTGGGTGAGAACTGAGGACCAGGACTTTACGAATGAAATCTGCCCACTGAAAGCAG AGCGCCATCCTGCTAGCCAGAAGCCCAAGGAGAGCTGGCCAAAGCACCGGAAAACCGACCCTCCCTGGGCGTCCACCCCACCGCGTGCCACTGCCAGCTCCTCACTGGCCCGCAGCAACCTCTTGGGTGGCGATGGGCACCTTGCCAGCTCCTGGGTTCGGGAGCGCCACAGGCACCCCAGCAGCGGAAGCGTGGAGGGGCGGCATGGGCTGGAGAGGCAGGAGTACACCGTGCTGGCAGACCTGCCCAAGCCCAGGCGCCTTGGCCAGCAGAATGCTGTTGACCGCCGTGGCTCCCGTACGCTCAGCCCCGGCCGGGTGGAGGTGGAGAAAATATTTGGATGCGAACGCAG GAAATCGGAGACTCTGGAGGCCTTCCAGGCGCTGGAGGAGGGCCGCGTGGACCGGCTCGATGGCAAGACCCCAGTGCCACCCAGCAAAGGCCACCTAGTTCGGAGGCAGTCCAgccccagcctgcccagggag GGTCAGCGGCTCTCCTGGCACCTCGAGCAGCGCAGCAGAGACCCCAAGGAGTCTCTGCGTTCCCCCAGCCCGGCTCGGCACACCGAGAAGGCCAGCAGGAACCGGGGGGACCCCCTgcgccctgccagccccagctggcTGCTGGAGAGAGGGAGCCGGAGCCCACGCTCTGCAAGTCCAGCCCACCGGTCAGAGAAGAGGGCAGGGGAGCCTGCAAGCCCTCCCTGGCTCTCAGAGAAAAGCTGGAGGAGCCAAGGGGAGCCAGGCCACCCTCCGAACTTGGAGAGGGGCCGAGCCACCTGGCAGGCTGGGGGTACAGGGCAAGCCCTGGAGAGGAAGAGCCGAGGGGACTCCCTGCACCCTGCAGGCCTTGGGAAGGGTTTGGATAACAGTGGACTGAGGCGGGCAGGACTACCATCACGGTCTCTGAGTCCCGGGAGACATACGGAGAGCACGTGGAAAAGCCAAAAGGATATCTCCCCTCCCAGGCCAGTGTGGggagcagagaagaaacaagcaaagctgggggagctgctgcaCCTCAGGGGGTCTGGGAAGCCATCTGAATGCAGCTGGAAGAGCCTCCGGGAAAAGCTGCCACCCTCCCACCCTGGGAAGGGCACTGGCAGTGACTGGAAAGGCCGAGGCAAGCCCCTGCGCCCTGTGAGCCCAACACAACCACGGGAACAGGACTGGAGGGGTCGGAGGGATGCCCACCAAGCACAGGCGTGGGAAAAGGACTGGAAGCGCCAAGAGAAGCCCATGTGCCATGCGGACTTGATACGCCATCAGGAAAGGGACTGTAAAAGCCCCACTATATATCCACGGCCAGATGAGAGTTGGAAAAGGCCTCAGagtccagcacagcagctggaggaCGAGTGGAAGGGTCCCAAGCACACCCAAGACACAAGCAACCCAGAAAAGTCATTGGAAAGTGACTGTGGGAACAAGAAGCTTCTCATTTACCATGTGAGTAGAGCAGGAGCCAGAGGTGATGGGGACACTTCCAGGCATAAAACCGGCAAGCACAGAGTGGGTGGGTCCCCTGGGTTGCAATTCTGCACTCCCTGGCTTCCCTGGATCCTCTGCTTCTCCGTGCTGCATGCCTGGtactgggaggagggaggatgctTCCTGCCCTGGCTCGTGCCAGGAGGTGAATGCTCAGATCTAGGAAACTGA